Genomic segment of Phycisphaerales bacterium:
GATGCGGCCGTCTCGGGCGTCACGTCGAAGATGACGATGAGATGCGGCGAGACTTGGCCGCACGCGATGCGCGCCACGGCCCGGATGTCATCCAGGTCCATCCCGCCCGCGGCGCCTTGGTAGGCCAGTGTCGAACTCACGAACCGGTCGGCGAGCACGACCTCGCCGCGGCTCAGCGCGGGGCCGATGCGCTCGGCGACGAGCTGGGCCCGGCTGGCCATGTAGAGCAGCATCTCAGCCCGCACGTCGAGATCGACGTGGCGATGATCGAGCAGCACGTGGCGGATTTCTTCGCCGATCAGCGTGCCGCCCGGCTCGCGCACTTCGCACACCGTCAGCCCGCGCGCTGACGCAAAGTCCGAAAACCGGCGAAACTGAGTCGATTTCCCTGATCCATCCGGCCCATCGAAGACAATAAACTGCCCCGCAAGGCGGTTGTGCCAGTCAGAGAGAGTCGGTGCGGCCGCGGACACGGCACGATGATGCGCCCGCCGGCCGTCTAAGGCAAGTCGCCGGGCAGATTGAGGCCTGCCGCCGCGAATCAACCGGTACAATGTCACGGGGCCCAGCAGCGGAGGAAGAATCATGAACCTGATCGCCATTTCACTCGCACTCGCCGCGGCTGCCGGCCCGCCGTTTGGCAGCGTCCGCGACACGCTGCCGCCGCGCTACGTCGAATCGTCCATCGGCCTCGGCTCGCCGCAGTGGGATGGCGGCCGCACGATGCTGCGCCTGGCCGATCTCAATCTCGACGGAAATCCCGACATCGTCACCGTCGGCGATCACGGCTCGCCGTTTGTCAACACCGACATGCACGGCATCACCGTGTGGTTCGGCGACGGCACCGGGCAGTGGCAATCCTTCCAGAGCGGCAACTTCGGCTACGGCGGAGTCGCAGTCGGCGATGTGAACAACGACGGCCTGCCCGACGTCGGCTGGGGCGTGCATCACGACTACGGCTCGGGCGGCTTTGGCGATCGCGTCATGGGCGTCGCGCTCGGCGACGGCACCGGCCGCAACTGGACGCCGTGGGACCAGGGCCTCGGCGAGAATGGCCAGTCGTGGGGCATGTTCGGCACCGAGTTCACTGACATCAACGTGGACGGCCGGCTCGACATCGCGTCCGTCTCGTTCGGCTGCTGCGACGGGTTTCACGCCTACCTCAACAACGGCGACGGCACGTGGACTCGCTCGTTTGGCTTCCTCGGCGGCAACTCGACGATGGATGTCGCGGCCGGCGACGTGAACAACGACGGCTACGCCGACTTCGCCATCGCGCACCAGAACGGCACGATCTACCTCGGCGACGGGCAAGGGGGCTTCACCATCGGCGATGAGAATCTGCCGCCCGGCGGCAACCTGGGGCGGCGCGGCGTCGCGCTGGGCGATGTGAACGGCGACGCCTTCGACGACCTGTCGCTGGTCAACAGCGCCGGCGGCGTCGAGGTCTATCTCCAGGCGCCCGGCTCATCGCAGTGGGTGCTCTGGAGCGAGGGACTGCCCGCGAGCGGCGCGTGGGAGGCGACCAAACTCGCCGACATGAACAGCGACGGCTGGACCGACGTCGTCGCGTTCGGCAACGGGCGACTCGCCGTGTGGCTCTTCGACGGCGATCGCACGTGGAGGGGCGCGGCGACGTTTACCGTGCCCAA
This window contains:
- the tmk gene encoding dTMP kinase → MSAAAPTLSDWHNRLAGQFIVFDGPDGSGKSTQFRRFSDFASARGLTVCEVREPGGTLIGEEIRHVLLDHRHVDLDVRAEMLLYMASRAQLVAERIGPALSRGEVVLADRFVSSTLAYQGAAGGMDLDDIRAVARIACGQVSPHLIVIFDVTPETAASRLNPLLDRMEAKGAAYHKRVREGYLSQAREQPGQHLVIDANGDANTVWNALLESMAQRYSRS
- a CDS encoding VCBS repeat-containing protein; this encodes MNLIAISLALAAAAGPPFGSVRDTLPPRYVESSIGLGSPQWDGGRTMLRLADLNLDGNPDIVTVGDHGSPFVNTDMHGITVWFGDGTGQWQSFQSGNFGYGGVAVGDVNNDGLPDVGWGVHHDYGSGGFGDRVMGVALGDGTGRNWTPWDQGLGENGQSWGMFGTEFTDINVDGRLDIASVSFGCCDGFHAYLNNGDGTWTRSFGFLGGNSTMDVAAGDVNNDGYADFAIAHQNGTIYLGDGQGGFTIGDENLPPGGNLGRRGVALGDVNGDAFDDLSLVNSAGGVEVYLQAPGSSQWVLWSEGLPASGAWEATKLADMNSDGWTDVVAFGNGRLAVWLFDGDRTWRGAATFTVPNPGDYAAMVVGDATHNGRPDIAIVSDQGSLFNSRNKLQFFRETTEPRALRIRVTGPPRYRTIREGAVVFIDWTCAVPGNVPARVKIELSEAGRLGPWMTLGDNLPNSGRYQARVDVTQYNAEAYLRATVTTSSGSAVDVAGPFSILPR